A genomic stretch from Sulfobacillus thermosulfidooxidans includes:
- the ftsH gene encoding ATP-dependent zinc metalloprotease FtsH: MTNRWLRGVLTLILSVLFIVTLWELMSGQTSTITQESYSRLLSMANSGQVQRVRIDPQTHTVYATTTTGKHFQTTYATGGTASLANDLTNDHVTVSIMKPATTSLWLSLIGNILPLLVIVFMLYFVFNQTQGGGNRVMQFGKSRARLHTDDTNRVTFADVAGVDEEKQELQEVVDFLRYPKKYLELGARIPKGILLSGAPGTGKTLLAKAVAGEAGVPFFSDSGSDFVEMFVGVGASRVRDLFDQAKKNAPCILFIDEIDAVGRMRGAGYGGGHDEREQTLNQLLVEMDGFGVNEGIIVIAATNRPDVLDPALLRPGRFDRQVIVHRPDVRGREAILKVHTRGKPLAEDVDLAVIAKRTPGYTGADLANLANEAALLAARRREKSIHMSDFEEAAERIMAGPQKKSRVISEKEKKAVAFHESGHTLVGMLVPHGDPVHKVTIIPRGMAMGYTLPLPDEDRYLVTKSQILDQVAMALGGRAAEELVFGEISTGAQNDLEKSTSMVRQMITEYGMSEELGPMTYGQKQDQIFLGRDLARDRDYSEDVASAIDREVRQIVMEQYQRAKHILMTHRTTLNRLALTLMEKETLLADELQAIVHGREVAI, translated from the coding sequence GTGACAAATCGATGGCTACGAGGAGTTCTGACGCTCATTTTGTCAGTGCTCTTCATTGTGACGTTATGGGAACTAATGAGCGGGCAGACATCCACAATCACTCAGGAATCATACAGTCGCCTGTTATCTATGGCCAATAGTGGGCAAGTTCAAAGAGTTCGCATAGATCCCCAAACGCATACGGTTTATGCGACGACAACAACAGGTAAACATTTTCAAACTACCTATGCAACAGGTGGAACGGCATCGCTTGCCAATGATCTCACTAATGATCATGTCACCGTCAGTATTATGAAGCCAGCGACGACGTCGTTGTGGCTAAGCTTGATCGGCAACATTCTCCCCTTATTGGTGATCGTTTTTATGCTTTATTTTGTGTTCAACCAAACCCAAGGGGGAGGCAACCGGGTTATGCAATTTGGGAAGTCGCGTGCGAGACTGCACACGGACGATACCAATCGCGTAACTTTTGCTGATGTCGCCGGGGTAGATGAAGAAAAGCAGGAATTACAAGAAGTAGTCGATTTCCTTCGGTATCCCAAGAAGTATTTGGAGTTGGGTGCGCGGATTCCCAAAGGCATTTTACTATCTGGCGCTCCTGGTACAGGGAAAACGTTGCTGGCTAAAGCCGTAGCCGGCGAAGCCGGTGTGCCCTTTTTCTCAGATAGTGGTTCGGATTTTGTTGAAATGTTTGTCGGTGTGGGGGCGTCGCGCGTACGCGATTTATTTGACCAAGCGAAGAAGAATGCTCCCTGTATCCTTTTCATTGACGAAATTGACGCAGTCGGCCGGATGCGTGGGGCCGGCTACGGGGGTGGACATGATGAACGGGAGCAGACGCTCAATCAATTATTGGTTGAAATGGATGGCTTCGGCGTCAATGAAGGCATTATTGTCATTGCTGCCACGAACCGTCCTGACGTACTCGACCCGGCGTTGCTACGTCCGGGACGGTTTGACCGTCAAGTGATTGTACACAGACCCGATGTGCGGGGCCGTGAGGCCATTTTGAAAGTGCATACCCGAGGGAAGCCCCTAGCTGAAGATGTGGATCTCGCTGTAATCGCGAAGAGAACACCAGGCTACACGGGAGCGGATTTGGCTAACTTGGCGAATGAAGCGGCTTTGCTTGCAGCCAGGCGCCGTGAAAAGAGTATTCACATGTCTGATTTTGAAGAGGCGGCCGAACGGATTATGGCCGGTCCCCAGAAAAAGAGCCGGGTGATCTCGGAAAAAGAAAAGAAGGCCGTGGCTTTTCACGAATCCGGGCACACCTTAGTGGGGATGCTAGTACCTCATGGCGATCCCGTGCATAAAGTGACCATTATTCCTCGTGGCATGGCGATGGGGTATACCTTACCCTTGCCGGATGAAGATCGCTATTTAGTCACCAAATCGCAAATTCTTGATCAGGTGGCAATGGCTTTGGGAGGTCGTGCAGCGGAGGAGCTGGTCTTCGGGGAAATTTCCACGGGAGCACAAAACGACTTGGAGAAATCGACATCGATGGTTCGGCAAATGATTACCGAATATGGCATGTCCGAGGAATTAGGGCCCATGACTTACGGGCAAAAACAAGATCAGATTTTCTTAGGCCGCGATTTAGCGCGGGACCGCGACTATAGTGAAGATGTGGCATCGGCGATTGACCGTGAAGTCCGTCAAATTGTCATGGAACAATACCAACGCGCTAAACACATTTTGATGACACACCGAACGACTCTAAATCGCTTAGCGTTAACCTTAATGGAGAAAGAAACCTTGCTGGCGGATGAATTACAGGCGATTGTGCATGGACGTGAAGTGGCCATCTAA